In the Alphaproteobacteria bacterium genome, GGCTCAGCCGAAGGAACGGTCCGCCGGACGCGCCATCACGCGGCGTGCCGGCTTGCGCTCGACCACGACCGAGCGCTCGGTTCCGCCACGGCTGGTGAAGGCAACGGTCGGCTGCTTGCGTGCTGGCGGAGCCTTCTTCAATGCCGTGCGCACTTCATCGGCGCTGACTTCCATCAGGCTGGCCGCGATCTCGACCTGCTGCTCAAGATCGTCGGTCAATCCGCGCGCCGCAAAGATCGCCTCTTCGAGCGTCGGCGGGTCATGGCGGACCCGGCGCGGACCATATTTCGTGTTCCAGGTCGTGCTCATTGTTGTTTCCTTTCTGGCGACCCCTCAAGTCGCCGGATTATCAATCAAATATCGCACTGCAGCAAGTAATATTGTGCATCGCACAATCAACCTCACAAACTATTGAACTTGCACGCAATTTCGACATCCGTATGACGGCAGGCCGAGGCTCGCGGTCAAAATGCCGCGAGCGCGATGTCAGCCGCCCGCCATATCCTTCGGCGAGAAGGTCACATCAAGACTCTTCCATTCGCGGTACCGGTCGGGCGGCAGGAATGCGAAAGGCTGGCATTCTTTCACCGACTTGATCGCGGCCTGCATCAGGCGCGGCCCATCGCTTGAGGCGCTTCCTTCGATCAGCACCGGCTCAGCTGCTAAACCGCCGTCGCGTTTGAGGAAGATCCGCAGGGTCACCCTTGTGCCCTCGGACATTCCGTCCGGCAGTTTCAAGCACTTCTTCAAGTGCTGCTTGAAGGTTGACCGTTCATCGCCAGAGAGATTCGCTGTTGCTGTCGCCTCCGAGTCGAAATCGGCCTGCGGACCGCCGTTCGGCAGGTTCATCAGGGCCGGAATATTCATCGGGTCGAAAATCCACGGCTGGGATTGTTGTGCCGGCGGCTCCGGCGACGGCGTTGGCGTTGGCGTTGCAAGTGCCTGTTGCGTCCGCCGCTCTGCCGGAGGCGGTTGCGACGTAGGTGCCTGCGGGGTCGGTTCCTTCTGAGCCGGCTGCTTGGACGGCTGCTGCTGGACCCGCGCCTGTTGGGTGGGCTGCGGTTGCTGTTTCTGCTTGGTCTCGGACGGAGCGCGCGGGTTTTCAGGCGTCGGAGGGGTTGCGGGCGCGGCAGACGCCTCCGGGAATGGGCTCCATTCCTTGGTCTTGTCCGGCGGCTTTTTCTCGGGATCCAGCGGTGGAGGCTCTGGCTCGGGCTCTTGATCCCGCACGAGATCGACCTCGATCGTCTCGAGCTGGGTGTTCTCAAAGAGCTTCGGCGTCCCAAGCATCACAAACGCCACGAGGGCGATGTGGCTGACCGCCGATATGAGAAGTCCGGTGCGCACCGTGCGATTTTAAGCCACCCCGTCAAGCCACCCAAGCCTTGGTTTGGCAGACTTCGGAGGGTCATCGGCGCCAGGCGAGGAACTCGCCGATCGGATAGACGGCCGGCCGAACTGCCGGCTTTGGCTTGGCGGGTCGCCGCTCGGCGCGCTCCGGCCGGGACGATCCTTCCTTATTGGGCGTTGCCGGGATGGTTTCGGCCGCTCGGGGGCTCGACGGGGGCGCAGCGTCCGGGGTGGCTGCCTTCGCGATCCCGACGGGTTGTACGGGCGGAAACGCGATGGCCGGAGCGGGAGCCGGTGCTGCAGCCGGCGCGACAGCCTGCGGGGCCGCCGCTGCAATTGCTTGCTCTGGTAGTGCGAGAGGCTCGACGCGATCGGCGGCCGGTGTTGGCACCGTTGCGCCGTCCAGTGCCGCTGTCCGCTCCGGTTTGGCAATCGGTTCGGCCTTTGGCGCTGCCACCGGCACGACCAGCGTCGGCCCGCTCGACGCAGGCCGCAACAAGAGCTCGGGCAGTGCGCCGGCGCCCGCGACAATGACCGTCACAACCGCGATCGCGCCGCCCCAGAACCGCTTGTCGATCATGCTCTATCCTGACGCCCGATGCCCGGCCGCGAATCGTCAGCCGTGCCAGAGCATCATCCCGAGGCGGCGCGAATGCGGCGCACCTGGGCCGGCGCTGCGGCACTCTCACGACCATCGGGTGGCCTATGGCGCGCCGCGCACGGCGCCGTCCTTGAAGAAAACCTGGTAGGGCGTGGTCCCGTTTGCGCGTCCGTCCCTGGCGCGCCACCGCCCGTTGGTGCACAGCGTTCCGCCCTGCGCCGGAACCGCATCGAATTCGACGCTGTTGTAGTAGACCTTGCCGTCCGGCAGCGTGGCGGTGAAATCCGTCGTGCACTTGTTGCCGACGACCACCGGCTTGTACTCGCCGATGATGACGCCATTGCCGCCCGTGCTCGGGAAGGTTGGCGTGTGCAGCCGCCAGCTGTCGTAATTCTCCTGCGCCCCGCCCCCGTCCATCAGAGCAAGCAAAGCCACGCCCATCATCAATATTCGCATGTCATCCCTCCTGGTTTGAGGGAGATACCGGCGCGCCCCCTTGCGGGTTTCCCCGCTCACGCTGACGTGAAGCATCGGTGAAACGGAAGGGCCGCCGGGAACGTATCGCTGGCAAGCCCAAATCAGCTAGATTTGGGACACCGTTGCAGGAGCATCGCATGATCGACCGGCGACAAATATTCGGCGTACTGGCCACTTTCGCCACCGGCCCCGCGCTCGCTCAAACAGGACTGAGCCGCATGACAGCCTATGCGTTTTCGTTCGACGGCCTCAAAGGTGGCGCCATCAAGCTTTCGGACTATGCCGGCAAACCGATCCTGGTCGTGAACACGGCCTCGCAGTGCGGCTACACGCCTCAATACGCCGGCCTGCAGCAGCTCTGGACCCGGTACCACGAGCGCGGCCTGATGATGGTCGGCGTCCCGTCGAACGATTTCGGCGGGCAGGAGCCGGGCGGCGCCGCCGAGATCGAGCACACGGCGCATGGCGGTTACGGCGTCGCGTTTCCGCTTGCCGCCAAGGCCGAGGTGCGCGGTGCGCATCAGCACCCGTTCTACAAATGGGCAGCGGCCGAAAAGCCGCTCGAGCTGCCGCGCTGGAATTTCCACAAATACCTGATCGGCCGCGACGGCCACATTGCGGCAAGCTTCGCCACGCAGGTCGAGCCGACGGATCCGCGCGTCATCGCGGCGATCGAGAAGGAATTGTCGAGCGCGGCCTAAGGCTCCGTTGCCCGAAAGGGCTCCTCGTCGAGAAGCTTTCGCGCGAGCGCGCGCAGACGCGGCGTCTGAGCATCGGTGTCGATTCCGAGGCCGCGTGCGAGCCGTTCGGCGACGAACGCGGTCACGTCCGCCTGCGTCAGCCGTTCGAACAGCAAACAGGGCGCGCCCTCCTCGATCATGGCGTCCACGGCTTTCAGCGCATGGGTTGCCTGCGTGAAGCAGTCGTCGATCCAGGGCTGATGCTGTTTCTCCCCGGGCTTGCGATTGCGCTCGTAGGCCCCGGCGAGCAGCTTGTCGCACGCGCCCATCATGATAGCGGCGACCTTCAGGACCGCACGGCGCTCGGGGCCGGCAAACGGCGTCAGCGCGCGTTCGCGCCCATGCGTTTCGTCGAGGTGGTCGATGATGGCAGCGGAATCGACCAGCACCTCGCCGCTGTCGAGAACGAGCGCGGGAACTCGGCCCAGCGGATTCGATGCCCGCACCTCCTGGCGATGGTCGAAGGCGTTGACGGTCTTCTGCTCGAACGCCATGCCGTAGGCAGATAGCGTGATCGCGACACGGCGCGTATAGGGCGAGCGGTTGACGCCGATCAGCAGCATGGATGATCTCCCCGCCGATTGTTATATTCGCAGCCGCACGCACTTCCGTGTCCGCATGACCGCCAGACCGCCGCATCTCCCGACCAGGATCGCGAATATCTGGACTGCGAATCCGACGCTCGAATACGAGCTCGCGCAGGAGAAGGCTTCCGCGCTGGGACGGCTCGGCCGGGGGCTCGAAGCTGCGCTTGAGGCGTTGCACACTTTCGACGCGGGCGTCACCGAGCCGAGCGTCGAGACGCGGCACAAGCGCCGCGCACTGGTGACGCAAGCCGGTCATGCGCTGTGGCTGTTCGTCGTGCAGCGCGAAGCCAGCGGCTTGCGCGACTCGCGCCAGATCATGCGCGACTACCGTGTGCCCGCGGAGGTGCAAGGCTGCATGGGCATGCTGCCGGCAAAGCCCGTGCGCTAGCGCGCCGGTTGCTTGTGGCGGCGCGCGCCGCCTGACACACTCGCCCCAACAAGAAACCTGGGAGGAAAGACAATGAAGCGGATCGCTATCGCCGCCGCTGGTGTCCTGCTGTTCGCCGCGCCCGCCTTCGCGCAGGCGCCCAAGCTCGAAAAGACCCACATCGCGCTCTCGGTCGGCGGCTCGGTCAGCCAGATGAACAAGGTCGCGTATTTCGTCGCGCTGAACCGCAAGTATTTCGATCAGGAAGGCCTGACGGTCGACTCCACCCCCTTCGCATCAGGAAGCGCGGCGCTGCAAAATCTCATTGGCGGCAATGCCGACGTCGTCGAGGGCGCGTTCGAGCATACGCTGCGCATGCAGACCAAGGGGATCGATCTGACCTGTCTTGCCGCCTACGGCCGCTATGCGGGCAACGTGCTGGTGGTGAAGAAATCCGAGGCCGACAAGATCAAGACGGTTGCCGATCTCAAGGGAAAGAAGATCGGCGTGTCTTCGCCCGGCTCGGCCACGCACAACTTTGTCGCAGCATTGCTGGAGCGTGCCGGTGTCCCCTGGCGGGACGCGAGCTATGTGTCGATCGGAACGGGCCTCTCCGCGGTCGCGGCGATGCGCTCCGGCGGCGAGCTCGATGCGCTCGTCAATCTCGATCCGGCGATCAACGCACTGATCGACGGCGGGGACGCCGTGGCGCTGGTCGATGCCCGCACCGAAAAAGGGACAGTCGCGGCTTTCGGCGGAGCCTATCTCGCCGACTGCCTCTATGTGAAAACCGAATTCCTGAAAGCCAATCCCAACACCTCGCAGGCGCTTGCGAACGCGATCGTCCACGCAATGCAGTGGTTGAAGACGGCTTCGATCGACGAGATCATCAAGTCGTTGCCGCCGGACTATTACAAAGCCAACGAGAAACTCTATCGCAAGTCGCTCGAGGACAATCTCGCGGCCTTCCAGTGGGACGGCATCGTGACGCCCGAGGCGGTCAAGAACGTCTGGGACTCGATCGCGGTCCTCGAGCCCGAGTTCCGGCAGGCCAAAGTCGACTTCGCGCGCACCTACGACAATGCGCTGATCGAGCGCGCGATGAAGAAATGGAAAGCACCGCTGAAGGAGTGATCCACGTCCGGGATCACCACGTCCGAGCGCGCGCACCTCTCACTTGTCGGCCGGCGCTTCGTTTGACGTGACATCGTAGCTGAGGCCTCATGGGCG is a window encoding:
- a CDS encoding glutathione S-transferase family protein → MLLIGVNRSPYTRRVAITLSAYGMAFEQKTVNAFDHRQEVRASNPLGRVPALVLDSGEVLVDSAAIIDHLDETHGRERALTPFAGPERRAVLKVAAIMMGACDKLLAGAYERNRKPGEKQHQPWIDDCFTQATHALKAVDAMIEEGAPCLLFERLTQADVTAFVAERLARGLGIDTDAQTPRLRALARKLLDEEPFRATEP
- a CDS encoding ABC transporter substrate-binding protein — translated: MKRIAIAAAGVLLFAAPAFAQAPKLEKTHIALSVGGSVSQMNKVAYFVALNRKYFDQEGLTVDSTPFASGSAALQNLIGGNADVVEGAFEHTLRMQTKGIDLTCLAAYGRYAGNVLVVKKSEADKIKTVADLKGKKIGVSSPGSATHNFVAALLERAGVPWRDASYVSIGTGLSAVAAMRSGGELDALVNLDPAINALIDGGDAVALVDARTEKGTVAAFGGAYLADCLYVKTEFLKANPNTSQALANAIVHAMQWLKTASIDEIIKSLPPDYYKANEKLYRKSLEDNLAAFQWDGIVTPEAVKNVWDSIAVLEPEFRQAKVDFARTYDNALIERAMKKWKAPLKE
- a CDS encoding DUF6665 family protein, translated to MTARPPHLPTRIANIWTANPTLEYELAQEKASALGRLGRGLEAALEALHTFDAGVTEPSVETRHKRRALVTQAGHALWLFVVQREASGLRDSRQIMRDYRVPAEVQGCMGMLPAKPVR
- a CDS encoding glutathione peroxidase, encoding MIDRRQIFGVLATFATGPALAQTGLSRMTAYAFSFDGLKGGAIKLSDYAGKPILVVNTASQCGYTPQYAGLQQLWTRYHERGLMMVGVPSNDFGGQEPGGAAEIEHTAHGGYGVAFPLAAKAEVRGAHQHPFYKWAAAEKPLELPRWNFHKYLIGRDGHIAASFATQVEPTDPRVIAAIEKELSSAA
- a CDS encoding cell envelope biogenesis protein TolA, translating into MRTGLLISAVSHIALVAFVMLGTPKLFENTQLETIEVDLVRDQEPEPEPPPLDPEKKPPDKTKEWSPFPEASAAPATPPTPENPRAPSETKQKQQPQPTQQARVQQQPSKQPAQKEPTPQAPTSQPPPAERRTQQALATPTPTPSPEPPAQQSQPWIFDPMNIPALMNLPNGGPQADFDSEATATANLSGDERSTFKQHLKKCLKLPDGMSEGTRVTLRIFLKRDGGLAAEPVLIEGSASSDGPRLMQAAIKSVKECQPFAFLPPDRYREWKSLDVTFSPKDMAGG